The Theileria equi strain WA chromosome 2 map unlocalized gcontig_1105316255037, whole genome shotgun sequence genomic sequence TCTTCACATATCAAGGGAAATATAGAAAAGGGAAAATTAATGAAGTTAGTCACTAATAAACAGCATCAAATTGATCTACTACAAAAGCAACTTGGAAATTCTTCACAACATTCACCTCTTAATTGTGGGTTTGCCTACCGCTTACCGAATAGCAACCTTAACATTGCCGGTAGCATACAAAAGTAAGTCTTTATTCCACTAATAAGTCGTGTACAGGGGAAAGGGGAACCTTCAAATAAGTTGTGTTCCTGATGAGAGTGCCGGGTTGTTAGGACCATATGGATTTACACATGGCGTATTCCCGGGAAATTTGGGTTTATCGATAAACatacaaatataacaaTTATAGTTCTGTATTCTTTTTAGATGCACCCATAAATCCTTCCAATAATGGTTGTGTAAACAGTGTCAGTAAGCCctaaacatttttgtgtGACAGCAGGTGTATTTACCATGAGTGGATCCTGTTTATTATTTTCTGGCTCATGTTTGTCAGGTTCCCCCTTTGTTGGTTTTGCTTGAGCAGATGCTCCAATAAACTTTGCAATGAGTCCCAGTAAAACATCTTTTCCGTTACCACTGGAGACCTCCTAATttgtggatgaatggtaGCCAAGGTGGACATACCTTTATAACACGATTTATATAGTCCTGATTGAGTAATAGTTTGAGTATGTTTGATGTATCTTCAGACATTTTGCCCTTTCCTGATCTCTTTCTTCCATGACTTGGTTTGTTTCTATTCAAGTTTAGAACCTCAGAGAATTCTTTGGAGACAAATTTCATGTATTCTCCAATATAATGTGGATCAGTAAGACCCTGAGTGAAAATATGTGATAAATATTACGCACCTTTTCGTTTAAGAATACATAGATATAGTCTCCGTTGGAAATCTTCAGTTGCTCGGCATTGTTACCAACACATCCCTCAGAAGGTACCACTTCTCCATTCAGATAGATGGACCAGTGGTTTGGAAGATCTCGTATCTTATTGTAGCGAATAGATGACTGATCAATTACGGTATCGATTGATGATATCAATTTGCATCTATCTTTGGATACTTTTTTCTGATGTATGAGCCCATTTAAGACGATATTTACAGTTATATTCTGTATATTTGAACATATTGCTTGTCTCTAACATGTTTTAATGAAAGAAAACTTACAGCGGATGCAACACAGGATGATAACTGAAGTAATGAGCAAAGACATAGAATGGAATATGTTACATTTACGAGCATTTTTTGTTTATAGTGAGAATCTACTAGAATTGGACTAAGAAAGAATAATGAATGCATCATGGAATCCCCGTATGTGTGAGGTCACCGTTACGAGTTAAATACTCTAATACAGACATCATAATGATTTATTTTACTATAATGCGAAAAGTTTAGATCATTTTAAATGGCAACCAGAGGTTTTGGTTCCTCTAAGAGGGACAGTCGGAAGGAGAAAAACGTTCGACAGATTTATGGCGTATTTGCAGGTTCTGATGCTGATTCATTTGAAGAAGACATCAATGATGGCAAACTCTCCGATGATTCTGACTATAATCGTGATTCCGATGATGGAATTCcttctttatcatctaAGCCTCTCAATTCTCGCATAAAAAGGAAACAAAAGGAAGCAGCTTTCTTTTCTACCTTTGAAAGAAGCGGATCCCGTTCAAATCCACCCTTGTTTGTATCTGCTGGAACCATAAATTTTTCTGAATCTGATAATGTTGATACGTCTAATCTACAACACTCAAAAAAGCATGAAAACAACTCTGATATGGAGCTGAATTCCGATGACgaatttgtaaataaagTTCTGGGTGATGTAGATGCGGTGATTTACTCAGATGACGAACTTGATGATCAAGCAATCGCTCATTCTGCCGCCATAGCAAGAGCTCAAAAGGAGCTTTTGAGAGCAAACAGCAGGAAAAACGATACCAAAGAATTAAAAAATAACATTCCAAACACCACTAAACCAATATTTGAAGAGcaaaagatggaaaaaatgTATGGAAAGGGTctaaaaatgttgcaaaaAATGGGTTACAAAGGTGGAGGTTTAGGTAAGGATGGGTCAGGAGTGGTCGCTCCCATTGAATTAAAGGCGACGTATAAGAATGAGGGTCTGAAAGAGGGAGGCAAGGATCCATACAGCAATATTCTAACTCCTAGTCAATCAAGCACTTATTATAAAACCACTGAATTTGAAAGATATGTAGAATATACAAATGGTTGGAAGAAGGGTGTAAGATATCCAAGTTTTGTAAGCGttaaatctacaaattATGATATTGATGTACTTATTGATAGCTTAAAGAGAAAATGTGACACACTAAGGACATCGATCGATGCGTTATATGATGAAAAGATGAGTTTGGAAATTACAATCAGCCGACTTAGGTCtgatttatcatcattgcCAGAAAACATCTCCTATATGAGCCATTTAGTTCGTTGTTTTGATGAAAACATTGAAGATGCCATTAAAACTTTAAGGTTATTTAATAAAACCTTGGATAATTTAGACCCGAATCAACCTAGTCCATGCATTTCAAATCTTAAAGCactattaaaaatatttgagaGAATGAAAGAACATTCAGAATATGATTCGTATGGTTTTAATGATATAGCGTATAGATGCACAAAACAGGTTTTATACAAGCTTTATAATAATTGGGATGTATACAATAACTTTGATAAGGGGACTGCGTTTGTATCCTATATTATATCCTTTTTCTACAGGTATATCGATAATACTAACCTAAAACATGATATAAATTCCTTGATCATTGACAAATTAATCAATTTTTTCGCTAATGAGTGGAAGATATCGGATACAGATCTAGGatgtaaaattttttctCTTTGGAGACATGAGTTACTTCTTTTGTTTCCCTGTGATTCACCGATTTTGCCAACACTAGACGAGAGGATTCGTCTTAGACTCTCAGAGTTTCTATCGGACCCCTCTAATGCCAATATATCGCATATTGTTATACACCCTTGGTTTACGTTTTTAGACGGAGACAAGATTCATGAGGTTACCTGTAAATTCCCAGATATGTTTAAAGCACTTCTTTCAAAGGATAGGTTAAAGGATCCTGCGAAAGTTAAAAGTATTCTGGATTCATGGTCGACTTTACTTGACAAGCAAACCTTGGCAACCATCGATACCTGTATTTGTGCCAATCTTCGAGCACTGTTGGGTTCAGTTGAAATAAATCCTAGAAACCAAGATACCACAGTGATAGAACAGGCTTTTGGGTGGGAATCTTTGGCTGGAACGGAAAAACTTTGCGATATATTCTCGCAAGTATTGCTCCCTAGATGGATTAAAGTGCTAGATAGATGGATAAACTCTCCCAATGCAAATCGTGAGGAGATTGTAGTTTGGTATATGGGATGGAAAGGTTTGTTTCCGCCAAACATGTTAAAGAACAAGTCGATTGAAGGATTCTTTAGGGACGCATTGAAGTTAATGGACAAGGCAGCATCAAGTAGCCAGACTTCTACACAATCTCCTAGGGTTAAAGCAGATGTACCAGTTAAACCAAAATCATTGCTTGATCAGCTGAAAGACATTGCTGAAAAACAACAGATACTGATGGTCCCAAGAGTTGGCAGAATGTTTGAAAACAAGCAAATGTATACATTTGGATCCGCCACTATTGTAGTTACCAGTGACgaaatatttataatagaTAGAGGAGGATCACGGCCCATTACCATGAATCAACTCGTGACATCGCAACTCGAATAGAATACACACTCTACATCATATGAACGTTTTAATCACATTATTcactttttatattctgtGACTATTTATTTCATCGTTTGCCAGTGGAGCGGTAGAGACCCCTGGCCACCATAACGCGAAGCATTTATACCAATACACCAGAGGATATTTATTAATAATGTAGTCGGTAATATGGTTCTTAGGATCTTTCTTCCGTACTATTCCAAGTCTAGGGGTCCCCCTAGACTTAGGTTTCAGATAATGGGCAAACGAGGTAAGTATAGTCGAATGTGCATCCTACATTCCATATACAATGATCCATTTACGTCATAAACTTAGGTAAGAGGTTCCAGGTGCTGGTTGTTGCTAATCAGAGAGATCCCAGAGATGGAAAACACATGGAGGTTCTTGGAAGTCTACAAAGGAAGCCACTAAATCCCATCCCTTCGGCTATTGATGAACCTCACGATAGTTTGTCTGAGATAAGGCTGAGGTTTAGTCGAATAAAGTTTTGGCTTGGCGTAGGTTGCGATATGAACATATCTGTGCAAAAGGCACTTGCCCATGCAAACTTGATCCCGCCTCCTCCTCCGAAATTTGGAGAACGGACCAGAGGACATTATCACTTACTTTCAAAAATCGCAGATCAGACATCAAAAATGCATCTTAGTAAGGCAAAGGCATTTCTTCAGTTGGATCAACCATCATTTACTGAGCGTGTTGAGGAGCCATATGTACCAGATATAGAAGAGACACCAGCTAGAATAATTTTAGAGAAGTTGTACCCACCAGAGTTTAAAGATTTGACTAGAAAGACAGTCAACTTTGATCCTATAAAGGATGTAGAGAAGGAGGAAAACACACAAGTCATTCGTAGGATAGTAAGATAAAGTACGTAATACATACATGTGTATATATTAACCATTGAGGGTTTTACTTAGGGAGTATAGTAGTGTGCCAAAGATGGCAAGTGCTGAACCGTACATTCCCTGGGATGAAAGTTTTGCATCGAATATGGCTACACTTgttaaaattaaaaatatccTCTTAAATGTGTTTGCAACAGCGTGGCTAACTGGTGCGAGTTGCGATAGAGCAATGAAAGAAACTTCATTATAGAGTGCATAGAATATTCCTGATAGGACAACGTGTTTCATCAACATCTGTGGACCGTCTTTACCAAACTTTTTTACTATAATGTCGTATGCCTCTGCCCATTTTGGCTGCTCGTAGAGTGCGAGTGGAGTTAGCATTATTGTGCTGAACAGGGTCATGAGTGTGAATACATTAGAGGGTGTAATGTTTTGACCTATTTTACTCATATTTTGTTTAAAGAATTTCTTTGCCTCAATTCTTCTAACAGAAGCAAAAACATTGGAGAGAAGCGAAGCAATGAGAGCGGTTGGAGAAAAGTTGAGTTCCTTAATAGACGAGAGAGCAACTCCTCCAACTATAGGTACCAAtgttaaaaatgtaattGGAGACATCTTGCTTCCCATAAAATATGAGACAACAGATGCAAAAATCGGTTCACTTGCCTTGAGAATGTGCACAAATCCCACAGCTCCAGCATTTAGTGCTGTTACAGACAAAACATGTAAAAGCGAGAAATATCCGCTTTGAACCAAGATGCTTTTGTAGGCTTTCACATAGTTCTTTACACGGTGCAAACCACTTGAAACTTTTCTCTTGATCACAGATATAATATCATTGGACTGATTTAGAGTTCTTTTGGGTTCTGTAGTAGAAACATTAAACCTTGGCGGGCTCTTCAACCCTAGTAGCCATCTGGATACCAAAAATGGCACTGCCACATACATTTGCAATGTGGCTATTGTTTTTGGGAGAGGACACATATTGAGTGCttttttattctctatGTTGTACAGAACGGTTCCTGCATACCACAGTCCCAGAATCCCAAATTGGTTTGCCGTATCCTTTAGATTCTTTAGGTTGATACTTGGAAGCAACCCAGCTATATTAGAGGATAATGACGAATTATTTGCCAGTGATTCCATTAAATTAACAGGACTAGATACTTTAGCAACGCTTGTCTTTCCTGTTTGAACACGTCTTTTTGCTCCAAGTAAAGTTCTTCTTTGAACTGAATTACCGAAAAGTGCCGAACCATTCTGGGAGTAGTAGGTTTCTACTTGCTTATTACATCTGTTATTTAGGACGGGACTTGAATATCCCGGCAGAAATGCTCCATTAGGAATGAATCCAATGGAATCCAAATTACACACTAAAAATATCATTGATAAAAGTGTATAACAGAGGATGATATACGGTAACTGTCAACATTGCAGATGGATAAACTTACCCTTTGTAAATTTTGGTCCTgaaaactttgaaatttGGTGAGTTACTCTGGTCCATTTTATTGAGCTAGATTCACATTGTGTATAAGGGTAAAAACATATATATAAAGCTATTGTGTATATGATATGGTATGTAAAACAAAAATTCGGTACCATAATTGGATAACTTACGTAGGAATCTACATGAAAAGCCGGGTATTTCTCTTTAGAATCTTATCTATGGGGGTAACCCGGAAGTTTGGTTTAAATCTAGAGATTGGACTTAAGCACACAATCACTTACATAAAATATATAGATATGAATATACATTGTTGCTATTTATAAACCTCTAGCCAGGAATCTCTGTGCACAGTGTTTTAATCATGGATTTGATCTCATTGACCAGGACCACGTCTTCATTCTCTAGTGATCCTGGGCAAATTTCAGAGAGTATATGATTCGATTTTCCAGCTTCCTCCTGATTCATTCCACACATTCAGAAATCTCCGCACCTGTACTATGCTCCTTTCACTGCACGAGTCTACCTGTCTAACGAGACCTTTAATCACGGTGTGAAGTGCCTTTATTGCCATTGGTTTGATCTCATCAGTATCTGGTATCAATGGTAAGAGGTTGAGGAATTCAAGAAATTTGTATACATGCTTCCAATCGTCAAAATCGTCTTCCCTCCAAACTATAGAGTGCTTGCCGCTTTTTATTATACTTACTATATTGACAAAATTTTTTGTATATCGATTCATCAACGGTTCCACATGATGCTATTGATCTTAATGAACTTGCCAAAAGTTGATGGGAAAACTGAAAATTTATAGTAATGCCATTGCATTGTCAAACCTTGTCTATATTTCGTGTGACATATTCTGACAATTTTCTAATCAATTCTGCCGGACTTTCAGAAATTTGAGTTTTACATATGCCAAAAAGTACGTTTGAAACACCAACAGGCTGAAATGTATGTACTGGAGCCCTTGTTAGATATTCTATATGTATGTATATATTTCACCTATAAAAATACCAAGAATAAACTTCGTGTGATTTACATCCACTTTAtccttcattttcattattgaatagaatattttggataaatATTGTACATTGTTTACagtatcatctttattcatGATCTTAATAAACCTTTCAACAAATCGTTGCAGATTTCCTTCCTCAGTTTCTATTGAACATGTGTAATAAATAACATTTGTCAAGTCCTATTACGACTGTAAGTGTTAAAAAAACAGTACCAATGGAGACAACATATTGATTTCGCCTCTTAGTACGTCATAAATAAGACGAAGGGACGGTTCATTTTTCAAACCAATCTGTAGCATTATTGCAATTCACAGGAATAAATACCCTTGAGTAAACATTTAAAAGAATAATAGCATTTCTTACTGATAATTCTCCCCGAAATATTCCTTTATAAAGTAGAGCATATATTTTGCTCATAAATCCTGCAGATTGCACATTGTCATAAATTAATCAAACCATCATCTTGAGTACCATGAAAGGATATCCCATTAATATACCCTGTAACCATATCCACtgtaaatttgttggtATTTCTGAGAATATAGTTTGACATTATCTTCACAAGATCATTGTTCTGTACCAattaaatatatattaTGGTAAAACATACATGTCTTTTTGATTTGTGCATTGAGTTTGCGATAATTACCATTTCAGTGGGACTTATTTCGGAAAATTTATTAATCTAGAAGGACGACATTAGAGTAGTTATATTATTTACCATGTACGAAAAGAGCACATCGAAAATTTCCTTTTTGAAGAACTTCAAGCATGATACACCCTGATGTATAGTTACTATATCTCTCATTGTAATATTGGTGTCTTTGTTTGAAGCctcattttccatcagcAGATGAATAACTCTATCTTTTGCAAGATTCAAAATCCTAGGGTTAATATGTCCCAAGTGGTACATCCCGTTGATTAAAAGCGCTATTGAAGTCAATGAAGTTTTTGATATCGAAGAGTCTAAAGATCTTAGGATCTTCTTAATCGAACCGTGATCCTTGAAACCAACTCTATAGATGTTTAATAAAACATAGTTTACTCGTACTTTCCCAAAGAATATATGATCATTGATCCATATTTACAGCGTATGTTGCCATCataattctggaaatgcCGATGTTTTTCTAGAGTATACAAACTTTCAGTTGAGTTAAAAGAAATGCAAAGACTTGGTTATCGATATTTTTGACCTTGCACATTGCATTACATAGTAAAGCAATATCTTGATCATCAAGCTTCTGAGAAATGTGTGAATACCTATGAAACAAACATTTGATACTTCATATGTCCTGGCAACAATAGAATCCCAAATAGAATCATCATATACTTCAGCACGGGCGAACCCATTTGCGATATGCGATAAGTTTTTGGCATCTAACGATTTATAAAGAGATTGAAATCTGCGTTTAGCCAAGTTCCAGAattgaatatttttgattCCCTTCTAAATATCCCTTATAATTTGAGTTAAATAGTGATTTAAAGATTCGATTTCATGTGTAAACCTACTTTAGATGCGATTCTTATTCTCTGGGATATCTCCGGTCCATTTGTGGCAAAAATGTTAACATCCGGTACTTTACCGCCTCTCTTAACCCCTATAAAACTAAACCCTCGTTTTACAAGCATTATATATGTTGTATAAAACTCTAATTTCCATGGCTATGGAACAAAGGATAACGATTATGGATGACTGAACAACAGCAAGCGTTAAGACATACACAATATCGTGTTACATAATAAAATTTAGAAGATTActtataaaaatattttatatcgTGAAATCAAGACATCCTGAGCTGGTAATCACCATTTTTTGTTATATATCTAACCCATGGGAGTGCCTTGTAGCCGCAGCTTTCTGTTATACGTAGGTGTTTGACGCTTATTCCAGAAACAGTGAAGTATGGTATCTCGAACTTTACTTTTACAGGATTTTTTGAGAATGTGTCCCTAGAATCATCCGAAACTGATGGAAGACCGAAAGAAGCGTGCATAACATATTCCTTTTCGCCTTGGAATTGTTTAATTGTCCACACAATAGCATCCATATCCGGAAAATACTTTACTGTACCAATGGATGGTTTAAATACCGGACAGTTAACATCCGAAGGTACTGGTATATGGAATTCAACATTATTGGCAATTGATTTGGACCTGAACTGAGAAAGTGCCTTTACAGCAAAATCAATTTTACTACTAGATTTATTGTACACAGTTACATCAGCGGAAAATAGGGGCTTCACATAACTGTTAAGCCGGTAAGTCATTAGATCGAATTCACCATCGGGTGGAATAAAACTAATTGTACGATCGGATTCAAACTTTGCCAGTTGCACACACTGATGGAATTTTACATCCTCCATTTCAACTGTTTTAACATGTGGTACACTTCCTGTTGAATAATTTGTACTTTCGTTTGCTAAATCGCCTTTTGATGTTATATCAAATATGGCCTTGTCATTAAGTCCTAAGAATAGTTCTGGCATTCCAGATAGATAGGACTTCATCTTTAGACAGCCTCTTATTTCTGATCGGAGTACAGTTCCAGAAACCGAAACTACAATATCTAAACTTTCAATAACATCCAAGAATatttcattcttcttgtgTTTAATCCCTTCGCTCCTCCAAGAGACAGTATTTGTCATCGCTGTAGGTGGATGTACATCGCTAATAGAGAGTTGATGGTATTTATTCTTGATGAATTCGCGTAAAATATTGACTTCGGTAGCTTGAGGGTAACCATTATCAATCATTTCATCCAGAAGCTCATATACAACAACAAAATTATCCTTAATACTCTCCTCACTCAAGTGTTTGAAGTATGATGTCAAAACTTGTACAAATCGATAGAGAAACGATAATGATAGTGACACATTATAGTTTGTGGATGCCACAGCAATAAAATATATGCCATTACGAAGAACCCAGCAAAATGTGCATCCATCGACGTGAAACACAGGTTTTACAGAACTAGAATCTTGCAGAATAACATTTTCGTAGAAAGCGTCGCATACATTTGTCAGAATATCGGTTTTGTATGTTCTACATATTATTAGACGCCCTTTGATGTCTAATATGTAAATACCACTAATACCTCCCattttataataaatataACCACAAATCGTCTACCAAAACGTTACAGAGTAGGTAACATGtgattttaaaatgcaGATCCAATTATTCGACGCGAGCTTACCAGCGACGACATTTCTCAAATTATTTCGTGTGTATGTTGATAAAATTTATGCGATGTaattaaatatataaaaaAACAGTGACTTAAACCGGACACACAACACCACGCACATTTACCTACGCAACAACAGACACCAGTAAAAAGTTAGGAATAAGATGTGAGTTTTCTTAGTTGTAAACCATATATCTTCCTGTGGCAGAGAACTTTTTATATCCCTTGATTACTTTGGAGATCGCTTCAATAAGATCTTTTTCTGAGATGCTCTTCCTTCTGGCCCTAATTGCAAACATTCCAGCCTCAGTACAAACACTTCTCAGATCTGCACCAGTACTATTTGGACAAAGCCTAGCCAAGAGTTCATATCTGATGTCCTTATCGACACTCATGGTCTTGGAATGTATCTTCAAAATATGCTTACGACCCTGAAATGGTGTGTAACAATATAGTAGTGTATACCTCTAGATCAGGTAACCCAAATTCTATGCGCCTATCAATACGACCTGGACGTAAAAGAGCGGGGTCTAATATATCTGGTCTGTTTGTAGCCATTAGTACTTTGATATTTCCCCTTGCATCAAATCCATCCAGTTGATTTACGATTTCCAACATGGTTCTTTGTACTTCGTGATCACCATGGGCTGATTCATCTCCCCTGGAACCGCCAATTGCATCTACTTCATCAATAAATAGGATGCAGGCCTTCTTAGATCTTGCCATTTGAAACAATTCACGAACTAGTCTAGCTCCTTCTCCAACATACCTGTAGTTCGATATtatgaatattataaacTAACTTTTGAACGAGTTCAGACCCGATTACACAAATAAAACAAGCGTCTGTGCGATTGGCTACAGCTCTAGCTGTCAGTGTTTTTCCAGTTCCCGGTGGCCCATACAATAAAACTCCATTTGGTGGATCTATTCCAAGTGCTACAAATCTCTCTGGATGTAGCAAGGGTAATTCAACAACTTCTCTAAGTTTTTCCAGCTGATCCTTGCAACCACCAATATCATTGTAAGTTATGTTCGGTTTTTCTTCAACAGTCATCATTGTGACAGAGGGATCAATTTTTGGAGGGAGGGTAATTtgaattttatatttgtttcGGTCAACGCTACAGGGTCATTAATCGCATAAAATAGACATACCCAACTCTCATTCCTTCTTCGATATCGGTAGCGGCAGCCTTTTCACCAAGACCCTATTTAATTATTGTACAAATTAGGTATGTGATAGACAAACCACAACGAATTTAGCAATCTGCTTCACATTAATTATATACTTTGCCTGTGGAGTCCCAGGATTAACGATATTAGTA encodes the following:
- a CDS encoding signal peptide containing protein (encoded by transcript BEWA_037470A), which produces MLVNVTYSILCLCSLLQLSSCVASARQAICSNIQNITVNIVLNGLIHQKKVSKDRCKLISSIDTVIDQSSIRYNKIRDLPNHWSIYLNGEVVPSEGCVGNNAEQLKISNGDYIYVFLNEKGLTDPHYIGEYMKFVSKEFSEVLNLNRNKPSHGRKRSGKGKMSEDTSNILKLLLNQDYINRVIKEVSSGNGKDVLLGLIAKFIGASAQAKPTKGEPDKHEPENNKQDPLMGLLTLFTQPLLEGFMGASKKNTEL
- a CDS encoding hypothetical protein (encoded by transcript BEWA_037480A), producing the protein MATRGFGSSKRDSRKEKNVRQIYGVFAGSDADSFEEDINDGKLSDDSDYNRDSDDGIPSLSSKPLNSRIKRKQKEAAFFSTFERSGSRSNPPLFVSAGTINFSESDNVDTSNLQHSKKHENNSDMELNSDDEFVNKVLGDVDAVIYSDDELDDQAIAHSAAIARAQKELLRANSRKNDTKELKNNIPNTTKPIFEEQKMEKMYGKGLKMLQKMGYKGGGLGKDGSGVVAPIELKATYKNEGLKEGGKDPYSNILTPSQSSTYYKTTEFERYVEYTNGWKKGVRYPSFVSVKSTNYDIDVLIDSLKRKCDTLRTSIDALYDEKMSLEITISRLRSDLSSLPENISYMSHLVRCFDENIEDAIKTLRLFNKTLDNLDPNQPSPCISNLKALLKIFERMKEHSEYDSYGFNDIAYRCTKQVLYKLYNNWDVYNNFDKGTAFVSYIISFFYRYIDNTNLKHDINSLIIDKLINFFANEWKISDTDLGCKIFSLWRHELLLLFPCDSPILPTLDERIRLRLSEFLSDPSNANISHIVIHPWFTFLDGDKIHEVTCKFPDMFKALLSKDRLKDPAKVKSILDSWSTLLDKQTLATIDTCICANLRALLGSVEINPRNQDTTVIEQAFGWESLAGTEKLCDIFSQVLLPRWIKVLDRWINSPNANREEIVVWYMGWKGLFPPNMLKNKSIEGFFRDALKLMDKAASSSQTSTQSPRVKADVPVKPKSLLDQLKDIAEKQQILMVPRVGRMFENKQMYTFGSATIVVTSDEIFIIDRGGSRPITMNQLVTSQLE
- a CDS encoding conserved hypothetical protein (encoded by transcript BEWA_037490A) produces the protein MVLRIFLPYYSKSRGPPRLRFQIMGKRGKRFQVLVVANQRDPRDGKHMEVLGSLQRKPLNPIPSAIDEPHDSLSEIRLRFSRIKFWLGVGCDMNISVQKALAHANLIPPPPPKFGERTRGHYHLLSKIADQTSKMHLSKAKAFLQLDQPSFTERVEEPYVPDIEETPARIILEKLYPPEFKDLTRKTVNFDPIKDVEKEENTQVIRRIVR
- a CDS encoding conserved hypothetical protein (encoded by transcript BEWA_037500A) — protein: MIFLVCNLDSIGFIPNGAFLPGYSSPVLNNRCNKQVETYYSQNGSALFGNSVQRRTLLGAKRRVQTGKTSVAKVSSPVNLMESLANNSSLSSNIAGLLPSINLKNLKDTANQFGILGLWYAGTVLYNIENKKALNMCPLPKTIATLQMYVAVPFLVSRWLLGLKSPPRFNVSTTEPKRTLNQSNDIISVIKRKVSSGLHRVKNYVKAYKSILVQSGYFSLLHVLSVTALNAGAVGFVHILKASEPIFASVVSYFMGSKMSPITFLTLVPIVGGVALSSIKELNFSPTALIASLLSNVFASVRRIEAKKFFKQNMSKIGQNITPSNVFTLMTLFSTIMLTPLALYEQPKWAEAYDIIVKKFGKDGPQMLMKHVVLSGIFYALYNEVSFIALSQLAPVSHAVANTFKRIFLILTSVAIFDAKLSSQGMYGSALAIFGTLLYSLSKTLNG
- a CDS encoding conserved hypothetical protein (encoded by transcript BEWA_037510A) — encoded protein: MLVKRGFSFIGVKRGGKVPDVNIFATNGPEISQRIRIASKKGIKNIQFWNLAKRRFQSLYKSLDAKNLSHIANGFARAEVYDDSIWDSIVARTYEVSNKLDDQDIALLCNAMCKVKNIDNQVFAFLLTQLKNYDGNIRCKYGSMIIYSLGKVGFKDHGSIKKILRSLDSSISKTSLTSIALLINGMYHLGHINPRILNLAKDRVIHLLMENEASNKDTNITMRDIVTIHQGVSCLKFFKKEIFDVLFSYMVNNITTLIPTEMVIIANSMHKSKRHNNDLVKIMSNYILRNTNKFTVDMVTGYINGISFHGTQDDGLINL
- a CDS encoding clathrin-adaptor chain, putative (encoded by transcript BEWA_037520A), encoding MGGISGIYILDIKGRLIICRTYKTDILTNVCDAFYENVILQDSSSVKPVFHVDGCTFCWVLRNGIYFIAVASTNYNVSLSLSFLYRFVQVLTSYFKHLSEESIKDNFVVVYELLDEMIDNGYPQATEVNILREFIKNKYHQLSISDVHPPTAMTNTVSWRSEGIKHKKNEIFLDVIESLDIVVSVSGTVLRSEIRGCLKMKSYLSGMPELFLGLNDKAIFDITSKGDLANESTNYSTGSVPHVKTVEMEDVKFHQCVQLAKFESDRTISFIPPDGEFDLMTYRLNSYVKPLFSADVTVYNKSSSKIDFAVKALSQFRSKSIANNVEFHIPVPSDVNCPVFKPSIGTVKYFPDMDAIVWTIKQFQGEKEYVMHASFGLPSVSDDSRDTFSKNPVKVKFEIPYFTVSGISVKHLRITESCGYKALPWVRYITKNGDYQLRMS
- a CDS encoding 26S proteasome regulatory subunit 7, putative (encoded by transcript BEWA_037530A) translates to MEPQENDPEEKPKSAPLNEIEVKILKSYGVGPYVAPIKSADHDIKETISRINKLSGVKESDTGLNPSHMWDLTLDQRSLQEGAPLQVARCTNIVNPGTPQAKYIINVKQIAKFVVGLGEKAAATDIEEGMRVGVDRNKYKIQITLPPKIDPSVTMMTVEEKPNITYNDIGGCKDQLEKLREVVELPLLHPERFVALGIDPPNGVLLYGPPGTGKTLTARAVANRTDACFICVIGSELVQKYVGEGARLVRELFQMARSKKACILFIDEVDAIGGSRGDESAHGDHEVQRTMLEIVNQLDGFDARGNIKVLMATNRPDILDPALLRPGRIDRRIEFGLPDLEGRKHILKIHSKTMSVDKDIRYELLARLCPNSTGADLRSVCTEAGMFAIRARRKSISEKDLIEAISKVIKGYKKFSATGRYMVYN